One bacterium DNA segment encodes these proteins:
- a CDS encoding GGDEF domain-containing protein, with product MTLTTPLPYTVLMNQALPGFTPHLRAFDFMAVGWDGHPLEARIQALDDTVGILKAEPDGNETLIHRVEREVVRLVTRPSQAKKDTRLLSDISQALRALRAARIDLTPRRASLELSRLITRPLNSETQPGLMIRGPARLFKVHRPHVDPMEDFGRMVHAIWSSDPDRAREIFQAAAFRDRPGEAMHVQTFAITPEELERKTRALAEARFEVHAAPIPFDMMPARPAGETLSESPETAHWIVGRRTDTPLELWFREFVDKADKKNDPPIGQLDVLDRTGIPPDDSSLQGDLRGLFGRPLSWEDIRKGFAIDVPKYVTRRISLRRHDESGGVSILTEIATRRGGEIAARLYGWLPPPPADGQPWIAWGEDLNEQLYGLYPSRRILQHIQQGIGRRALTRTLVFLHRLGVNALDMNARGHGLTFMPGIGFDFRDDSVRRKVLDDFHDYVKEHDSSPTKKTLSDLLKVRQASDILDYQNDRGEPLGRAFLEHYAQTRKETVSLRFWLNGTFGGWRRLFSRQLALRAELDFEEVSQSDRVLAHRNLMEEAESLTKAQPSIDLDVPEDLRRLAARRNDLILHLLGELEQARTNADLDSLTQLLNRRALMRHNAELERSLSANRKGDAPNGHYVLMVDIDFFKKVNDTFSYKAGDQAIARVAQVLKESIRDGDLVCRWGGEEFVLILKHSGRDGAANVAERIRQEVERKPLKVNGGTEHPLTVSIGFAPFQLVAPRRRSSGEFNPHEEEPVDVENSLTTSIAAAETGLKTAKRTGRNRVVHQDETAVVL from the coding sequence GTGACACTCACGACCCCACTACCCTACACCGTCCTCATGAATCAGGCCTTGCCGGGGTTCACCCCCCACTTGAGGGCCTTTGATTTCATGGCCGTCGGCTGGGACGGACACCCCCTCGAGGCGAGGATCCAGGCCCTGGACGACACCGTCGGAATCCTCAAGGCGGAGCCGGACGGCAATGAGACCCTCATCCACCGCGTGGAAAGGGAGGTTGTCCGTCTGGTCACGCGCCCGTCTCAGGCAAAAAAAGACACGCGGCTCCTCTCGGACATTTCTCAGGCCCTTCGTGCCCTCCGCGCGGCGAGGATCGACCTGACGCCCCGCCGTGCATCCCTGGAACTCTCGCGCCTCATCACACGTCCTTTGAACTCCGAGACACAGCCGGGCCTCATGATCCGCGGTCCCGCGCGTCTCTTCAAAGTCCACCGGCCTCACGTCGACCCGATGGAGGATTTCGGTCGGATGGTCCACGCCATTTGGAGTTCGGATCCGGACAGGGCCAGAGAAATCTTTCAGGCCGCGGCATTTCGCGACCGGCCGGGGGAGGCCATGCACGTCCAGACCTTCGCCATCACGCCGGAGGAACTGGAACGCAAGACCCGGGCGCTCGCGGAAGCCCGTTTCGAAGTTCACGCCGCTCCGATCCCCTTTGACATGATGCCCGCGCGCCCTGCGGGGGAGACCCTCTCCGAATCCCCGGAAACCGCTCATTGGATCGTCGGTAGGCGGACCGACACGCCTCTCGAGCTGTGGTTTCGGGAATTCGTCGACAAGGCCGACAAGAAAAACGACCCGCCGATCGGCCAACTGGACGTCTTGGATCGGACCGGAATCCCCCCGGACGACTCCTCCCTGCAAGGCGATTTGCGGGGGCTGTTCGGCAGGCCGCTGTCATGGGAAGACATCCGCAAGGGCTTCGCCATTGACGTTCCCAAGTACGTTACGCGCCGCATCTCCCTCCGGAGACACGATGAGTCGGGAGGCGTGTCGATCCTCACCGAAATCGCGACCCGCCGCGGAGGCGAGATCGCCGCGCGCCTCTATGGATGGCTCCCCCCACCCCCCGCGGATGGCCAGCCCTGGATCGCCTGGGGCGAAGACCTGAATGAGCAGCTCTACGGCTTGTATCCCTCCCGACGGATCCTTCAGCACATCCAACAAGGCATCGGCCGGCGCGCCCTGACGCGCACCCTCGTTTTCCTGCACCGCCTCGGTGTCAATGCCCTGGACATGAACGCCCGCGGCCATGGCCTGACCTTCATGCCCGGCATCGGATTCGACTTCCGGGACGATTCGGTCCGCCGCAAGGTCCTCGACGACTTCCACGACTACGTGAAGGAACACGACTCAAGCCCGACGAAAAAGACGCTCAGCGACCTCCTGAAGGTCCGCCAGGCCTCGGACATCCTCGATTATCAAAACGATCGTGGCGAACCTTTGGGAAGGGCCTTCCTCGAGCACTACGCTCAAACGCGGAAGGAAACCGTCTCTCTCCGATTCTGGCTGAACGGCACCTTCGGCGGTTGGAGACGGCTGTTCAGCCGTCAGCTCGCCCTGCGCGCGGAGCTCGATTTCGAGGAAGTCTCCCAATCGGACAGGGTGCTCGCGCACCGCAACCTCATGGAGGAGGCGGAGTCCCTGACCAAGGCGCAACCATCCATTGACTTGGACGTTCCGGAGGACCTCCGGCGCCTGGCCGCTCGACGAAACGACTTGATCCTGCACCTCCTGGGCGAGCTGGAACAGGCGCGGACCAACGCGGACCTGGACAGCCTGACCCAGCTCCTCAACCGGCGCGCCTTGATGCGGCACAATGCCGAACTGGAGCGGAGTCTTTCCGCCAACCGGAAAGGGGACGCGCCGAACGGCCACTACGTGCTCATGGTGGACATCGACTTTTTCAAGAAGGTCAACGACACGTTCAGTTACAAGGCCGGCGATCAAGCGATCGCCCGCGTCGCGCAAGTCCTCAAGGAGTCGATCCGGGACGGAGACCTTGTCTGCCGCTGGGGCGGCGAGGAATTCGTGCTGATCCTGAAGCATTCGGGGCGCGACGGCGCTGCCAACGTGGCCGAGAGGATCCGCCAGGAAGTCGAGAGAAAACCCCTGAAGGTCAATGGAGGGACGGAACACCCGCTGACCGTCAGCATCGGCTTCGCCCCTTTCCAACTGGTCGCGCCGCGCCGGCGGAGTTCCGGGGAATTCAATCCGCACGAGGAAGAGCCCGTCGACGTCGAGAACTCCCTCACGACATCGATCGCGGCGGCGGAAACAGGACTCAAGACGGCCAAGAGAACAGGCCGGAACCGCGTGGTCCATCAGGACGAAACGGCCGTCGTCCTCTAG